A stretch of the Streptomyces sp. NBC_01428 genome encodes the following:
- a CDS encoding polyribonucleotide nucleotidyltransferase, protein MENETHYAEAVIDNGSFGTRTIRFETGRLARQAAGSAVAYLDDDTMVLSATTASKKPKDQLDFFPLTVDVEERMYAAGKIPGSFFRREGRPSEDAILTCRLIDRPLRPSFKKGLRNEIQVVATIMALNPDHLYDVVAINAASASTQLAGLPFSGPVGGVRVALINGQWVAFPTHTELEDAVFDMVVAGRVLEDGDVAIMMVEAEATDKTITLVQGGAEAPTEEVVAAGLDAAKPFIKVLCKAQSDLAAKAAKPTGEFPIFLDYQDDVFEALTAAVTSELAQALTIAGKQDREAELDRVKEIAAEKLLPQFEGREKEISAAYRSLTKKLVRERVIKDKVRIDGRGVTDIRTLAAEVEAIPRVHGSALFERGETQILGVTTLNMLRMEQQLDTLSPVTRKRYMHNYNFPPYSVGETGRVGSPKRREIGHGALAERAIVPVLPTREEFPYAIRQVSEALGSNGSTSMGSVCASTMSLLNAGVPLKAPVAGIAMGLISQEIDGKTHYVALTDILGAEDAFGDMDFKVAGTKEFVTALQLDTKLDGIPASVLAAALKQARDARLHILDVMMEAIDTPDEMSPNAPRIITVKIPVDKIGEVIGPKGKMINQIQEDTGADITIEDDGTIYIGAQQGSQAEAARATINSIANPTMPEVGERYLGTVVKTTTFGAFVSLLPGKDGLLHISQIRKLAGGKRVENVEDVVGVGSKVQVEIAEIDSRGKLSLIPVIEGEGDDEKKDDTDK, encoded by the coding sequence GTGGAGAACGAGACCCACTACGCCGAGGCCGTCATCGACAACGGTTCCTTCGGTACCCGCACCATCCGCTTCGAGACGGGCAGGCTGGCCCGTCAGGCCGCCGGCTCCGCCGTCGCGTACCTGGACGACGACACCATGGTGCTGTCGGCCACCACCGCCTCCAAGAAGCCCAAGGACCAGCTCGACTTCTTCCCCCTGACGGTGGACGTCGAGGAGCGGATGTACGCCGCCGGCAAGATCCCCGGCAGCTTCTTCCGCCGTGAGGGCCGTCCCTCCGAGGACGCCATCCTCACCTGTCGCCTGATCGACCGCCCGCTGCGTCCGTCCTTCAAGAAGGGCCTTCGCAACGAGATCCAGGTCGTCGCGACGATCATGGCCCTCAACCCCGACCACCTGTACGACGTCGTGGCGATCAACGCCGCCTCCGCGTCCACGCAGCTGGCCGGTCTGCCCTTCTCCGGCCCGGTCGGCGGCGTCCGCGTCGCGCTGATCAACGGCCAGTGGGTCGCGTTCCCGACGCACACCGAGCTCGAGGACGCCGTCTTCGACATGGTCGTCGCCGGTCGCGTCCTCGAGGACGGCGACGTCGCGATCATGATGGTCGAGGCCGAGGCCACCGACAAGACGATCACGCTCGTCCAGGGTGGCGCCGAGGCGCCGACCGAGGAGGTCGTGGCCGCCGGCCTCGACGCCGCGAAGCCCTTCATCAAGGTCCTCTGCAAGGCGCAGTCGGACCTCGCCGCCAAGGCCGCCAAGCCGACCGGCGAGTTCCCGATCTTCCTGGACTACCAGGACGACGTCTTCGAGGCGCTCACCGCCGCGGTCACGAGCGAGCTCGCCCAGGCGCTCACCATCGCCGGCAAGCAGGACCGCGAGGCCGAGCTGGACCGCGTCAAGGAGATCGCCGCCGAGAAGCTGCTCCCGCAGTTCGAGGGTCGCGAGAAGGAGATCTCCGCCGCGTACCGCTCGCTGACCAAGAAGCTGGTCCGCGAGCGCGTCATCAAGGACAAGGTCCGCATCGACGGCCGCGGCGTCACGGACATCCGTACGCTGGCCGCCGAGGTCGAGGCCATCCCGCGCGTGCACGGCTCGGCGCTGTTCGAGCGTGGCGAGACCCAGATCCTGGGCGTCACCACCCTGAACATGCTCCGCATGGAGCAGCAGCTGGACACCCTTTCCCCGGTGACCCGCAAGCGCTACATGCACAACTACAACTTCCCGCCGTACTCCGTCGGTGAGACGGGCCGCGTCGGCTCCCCGAAGCGCCGCGAGATCGGCCACGGCGCGCTCGCCGAGCGCGCGATCGTGCCGGTCCTGCCGACCCGCGAGGAGTTCCCCTACGCGATCCGTCAGGTGTCCGAGGCCCTCGGCTCCAACGGCTCGACGTCCATGGGCTCCGTCTGCGCCTCGACCATGTCGCTGCTGAACGCCGGTGTGCCCCTCAAGGCCCCCGTCGCCGGTATCGCCATGGGTCTGATCTCCCAGGAGATCGACGGCAAGACGCACTACGTCGCCCTCACCGACATCCTCGGTGCGGAGGACGCCTTCGGCGACATGGACTTCAAGGTCGCCGGCACCAAGGAGTTCGTGACCGCCCTCCAGCTGGACACCAAGCTGGACGGCATCCCCGCCTCCGTCCTGGCCGCGGCCCTCAAGCAGGCCCGCGACGCCCGCCTCCACATCCTCGACGTGATGATGGAAGCGATCGACACGCCGGACGAGATGTCCCCGAACGCCCCGCGGATCATCACCGTCAAGATCCCCGTGGACAAGATCGGTGAGGTCATCGGCCCCAAGGGCAAGATGATCAACCAGATCCAGGAGGACACCGGCGCCGACATCACGATCGAGGACGACGGCACCATCTACATCGGTGCCCAGCAGGGCTCGCAGGCCGAGGCCGCGCGCGCCACGATCAACTCGATCGCCAACCCGACCATGCCGGAGGTCGGCGAGCGCTACCTGGGCACCGTCGTGAAGACGACGACCTTCGGTGCGTTCGTGTCGCTGCTCCCGGGCAAGGACGGTCTGCTGCACATCTCGCAGATCCGCAAGCTCGCCGGCGGCAAGCGCGTGGAGAACGTCGAGGACGTCGTCGGCGTGGGCTCCAAGGTCCAGGTCGAGATCGCCGAGATCGACTCCCGCGGCAAGCTCTCCCTGATCCCCGTGATCGAGGGCGAAGGCGACGATGAGAAGAAGGACGACACCGACAAGTGA
- the rpsO gene encoding 30S ribosomal protein S15 → MPLDAATKKQLISEFGQKEGDTGSPEVQVAMLSRRISDLTEHLKTHKHDHHSRRGLLILVGQRRRLLQYLAKKDIQRFRALVDRLGIRRGAAGGAK, encoded by the coding sequence GTGCCGCTCGACGCCGCTACGAAGAAGCAGCTCATCAGCGAGTTCGGTCAGAAGGAGGGCGACACCGGCTCCCCCGAGGTCCAGGTCGCCATGCTGTCGCGCCGGATCTCGGACCTGACCGAGCACCTCAAGACCCACAAGCACGACCACCACTCCCGCCGTGGTCTTCTGATCCTGGTCGGCCAGCGTCGCCGCCTGCTTCAGTACCTGGCCAAGAAGGACATCCAGCGCTTCCGTGCGCTGGTCGACCGCCTGGGCATCCGCCGCGGTGCGGCCGGCGGCGCCAAGTAA
- a CDS encoding DUF397 domain-containing protein, with protein MAEEADKDVKARKEREKDELYALDISGVEWQSAPGTEEHEERVEIAYLPRGAVAMRSSLDPGTVLRYTEAEWRAFVLGARDGEFDLEPAPHAESLPAE; from the coding sequence ATGGCCGAGGAAGCGGACAAGGACGTCAAGGCGCGCAAGGAGCGGGAGAAGGACGAGCTCTACGCCCTGGACATCTCGGGCGTCGAATGGCAGAGCGCGCCCGGCACCGAGGAGCACGAGGAGCGGGTCGAGATCGCGTATCTGCCCAGGGGTGCGGTGGCCATGCGCTCGTCGCTCGACCCCGGGACGGTGCTGCGGTACACGGAGGCGGAGTGGCGGGCCTTCGTCCTGGGTGCGCGGGACGGTGAGTTCGACCTGGAGCCGGCGCCGCACGCCGAGAGCCTGCCTGCGGAGTAG
- a CDS encoding SCO5717 family growth-regulating ATPase, which yields MNSDRDGIRGGWATPGDDQSDAESAVETTGEFTIDYAPPAWYTQNASGGSGDSDATNDTDDTDATDASDTDADVEEPVDADAPADSDGSARSDDAAVAVPPVPDAVGPAAVPNLPVGGFEPQWAPPAPPLAPAPASPPAPAVPVAGPDSTPSDAASDEADSASGDLESGATMRFSAAAVKREIAERTGAEVAEAEDTAPAAPAPDLVPASATASASATSSAPGSASAEVASEGESDGEVEDVDVADRNPRAESADGPDAEAPHGDEEGDAGEADAEGAADADLPVPVEPVATEPEAVEPEPVIPAQPVGPPAPAIDPVLAYQSLEAGVHRIGASDAPVAGDAPRDDAQVPSPEVEFTDAPGGTPAETPEAADVVAAHPAADEHAAPGEVPADDDVRDAVPADALTGGEPQTGTPTAGEPQDAPPAWAPPPLPQTGLPPLPPAYQPAAPAPAAQWPASTEPAQAPGPGQVPPQAPVPPYVPDPQQAPAAQAPAPGAPFQPPAPQPAPGQPFQPPAAQPAPGQPFQPPAPAPQPAPQSGPPAWPFPGEPVVAGSPQGPVPAQPPVHDSSVPAPAQAQAQPPVAAAPVAAPAPIPPQQGGYGFPQPGAQVPPAGPAPSAPPVPAYGFPQQPAPQAPQAPAPAQAPGYGFPQPAAPAPGAVPPQAPAPQPGYGFPQQAAPAPEQQAPAPAPAYGFPQQQPAPHDQQAPASQAPGYGFPQPAAPGAVPPQAPAPQPGYGFPQQAPNSPAPQPGFDPAPAQVQPPQQPGPEPVQQPAAPVDPRAGTAWPQPVRHDQRQPTNPGAAPLGYTAAVELSSDRLLNNKRQKVKSGRPAAAQSRFKLGGKKEEAERQRKLELIRTPVLSCYRIAVISLKGGVGKTTTTTALGSTLATERQDKILAIDANPDAGTLGRRVRRETGATIRDLVQAIPYINSYMDIRRFTSQAPSGLEIIANDVDPAVSTAFNDEDYRRAIDVLGKQYPIILTDSGTGLLYSAMRGVLDLADQLIIISTPSVDGASSASTTLDWLSAHGYADLVSRSITVISGVRETGKMIKVDDIVSHFETRCRGVVVVPFDEHLSAGAEVDLDMMRPKVREAYFNLSAMVAEDIARHQQSHGLWTNDGNPPPVAAPPMPGQYAPEQQAPGQPAYGQPAPGQPAPGQVPQQPQPGQPYAQPAPPGQPYPQQPGQPQAPGQPYPPAPGQGHPQPGQAYPPPQPGGQFQPGQPYPQHPGQTPPPPPAPPQQ from the coding sequence GTGAACAGCGATCGGGACGGGATCCGCGGGGGCTGGGCCACGCCCGGCGATGACCAGTCCGACGCGGAGTCCGCCGTCGAGACGACGGGCGAGTTCACCATCGACTACGCGCCGCCGGCCTGGTACACGCAGAACGCCTCGGGCGGCTCCGGGGATTCGGACGCCACGAACGACACGGACGACACGGACGCCACGGACGCATCGGACACCGATGCGGACGTGGAGGAGCCGGTCGACGCGGACGCTCCGGCAGACTCCGACGGCTCCGCGCGGAGCGACGACGCGGCGGTCGCCGTGCCGCCCGTCCCGGACGCGGTCGGCCCCGCCGCCGTGCCGAACCTTCCCGTGGGCGGTTTCGAGCCGCAGTGGGCGCCGCCCGCTCCCCCGCTCGCTCCGGCTCCCGCTTCTCCCCCGGCTCCTGCCGTTCCCGTCGCCGGGCCGGACAGCACCCCGTCGGACGCCGCCTCGGACGAGGCCGACTCCGCGAGCGGGGACCTGGAGAGCGGCGCCACCATGCGGTTCTCCGCCGCCGCGGTGAAGCGCGAGATCGCGGAACGGACGGGTGCGGAGGTCGCCGAGGCCGAGGACACCGCTCCGGCCGCTCCCGCTCCCGATCTCGTTCCTGCTTCTGCGACCGCTTCTGCTTCTGCGACCTCTTCTGCTCCTGGTTCTGCTTCTGCCGAGGTCGCCTCCGAGGGCGAGAGTGACGGCGAGGTCGAGGACGTCGACGTGGCAGACCGAAACCCTCGGGCCGAGAGCGCGGACGGGCCGGACGCCGAGGCCCCGCACGGAGACGAGGAGGGGGACGCGGGCGAGGCCGATGCCGAGGGCGCCGCCGACGCCGACCTCCCCGTCCCGGTCGAGCCCGTGGCAACCGAGCCCGAGGCCGTCGAGCCCGAGCCCGTCATCCCCGCCCAGCCCGTGGGCCCGCCCGCGCCCGCCATCGACCCGGTTCTCGCGTACCAGTCGCTGGAGGCCGGGGTCCACCGGATCGGTGCGTCCGACGCGCCGGTGGCGGGCGACGCGCCCCGTGACGACGCTCAAGTCCCCTCCCCCGAAGTCGAGTTCACCGACGCACCGGGCGGTACGCCCGCGGAGACGCCCGAAGCCGCCGACGTCGTGGCAGCGCACCCCGCCGCCGACGAGCACGCCGCGCCGGGCGAGGTCCCGGCGGACGACGACGTGCGCGACGCTGTACCGGCGGACGCTCTCACGGGCGGCGAGCCGCAGACCGGTACACCGACGGCCGGTGAGCCGCAGGACGCGCCCCCCGCCTGGGCGCCGCCGCCGCTTCCGCAGACCGGGCTGCCGCCGTTGCCGCCCGCCTATCAGCCCGCGGCTCCCGCCCCCGCCGCGCAGTGGCCCGCCTCCACCGAGCCCGCTCAGGCCCCCGGCCCGGGTCAGGTTCCGCCGCAGGCACCGGTTCCGCCGTACGTTCCGGATCCGCAGCAGGCCCCGGCCGCGCAGGCTCCCGCACCGGGCGCCCCCTTCCAGCCGCCCGCGCCCCAGCCCGCGCCGGGTCAGCCGTTCCAGCCCCCCGCCGCGCAGCCCGCGCCCGGCCAGCCGTTCCAGCCTCCGGCCCCGGCCCCTCAGCCCGCGCCGCAGTCGGGGCCTCCGGCCTGGCCCTTCCCCGGTGAGCCCGTCGTCGCGGGATCGCCGCAGGGGCCCGTACCGGCGCAGCCGCCCGTCCACGACAGCTCCGTCCCCGCACCGGCTCAGGCTCAGGCCCAGCCCCCGGTTGCGGCCGCTCCGGTCGCGGCGCCGGCGCCGATCCCTCCGCAGCAGGGCGGTTACGGCTTCCCGCAGCCCGGTGCTCAGGTCCCGCCGGCCGGCCCGGCTCCATCGGCCCCGCCCGTCCCCGCCTACGGCTTCCCGCAGCAGCCCGCGCCCCAGGCCCCGCAGGCGCCGGCCCCCGCGCAGGCCCCCGGCTACGGCTTCCCCCAGCCCGCCGCGCCCGCGCCCGGTGCCGTACCGCCGCAGGCACCTGCCCCACAGCCGGGTTACGGGTTCCCGCAGCAGGCCGCGCCCGCGCCGGAGCAGCAGGCACCCGCACCCGCGCCGGCCTACGGCTTCCCCCAGCAGCAGCCCGCGCCCCACGACCAGCAGGCACCCGCCTCGCAGGCCCCCGGCTACGGCTTCCCCCAGCCCGCCGCACCCGGTGCCGTACCGCCGCAGGCACCCGCCCCGCAGCCGGGCTACGGGTTCCCGCAGCAGGCGCCCAACTCCCCCGCTCCGCAGCCCGGTTTCGACCCGGCGCCGGCGCAGGTCCAGCCTCCGCAGCAGCCGGGCCCGGAGCCCGTGCAGCAGCCGGCCGCGCCGGTGGACCCGCGGGCGGGTACCGCGTGGCCGCAGCCGGTGCGTCACGACCAGCGGCAGCCAACCAACCCCGGTGCGGCGCCGCTCGGTTACACCGCGGCCGTGGAGCTGTCGTCCGACCGGTTGCTCAACAACAAGCGGCAGAAGGTCAAGAGCGGTCGTCCGGCCGCCGCGCAGTCGCGGTTCAAGCTGGGCGGCAAGAAGGAAGAGGCCGAGCGGCAGCGGAAGTTGGAGCTGATCCGCACTCCGGTCCTGTCCTGCTACCGGATCGCCGTCATCAGCCTCAAGGGCGGGGTCGGCAAGACGACCACGACGACCGCGCTCGGCTCCACGCTGGCCACCGAGCGGCAGGACAAGATCCTCGCCATCGACGCCAACCCGGACGCCGGCACGCTCGGCCGCCGGGTGCGCCGCGAGACCGGGGCCACCATCCGTGACCTCGTGCAGGCGATCCCGTACATCAACTCGTACATGGACATCCGCCGGTTCACCTCGCAGGCGCCCTCCGGTCTGGAGATCATCGCCAACGACGTCGACCCGGCCGTGTCCACCGCGTTCAACGACGAGGACTACCGGCGCGCGATCGACGTCCTCGGCAAGCAGTACCCGATCATCCTGACCGACTCCGGCACCGGGCTGCTGTACAGCGCCATGCGCGGGGTGCTGGACCTCGCCGACCAGCTCATCATCATCTCGACGCCGTCGGTGGACGGGGCGAGCAGTGCCAGCACGACGCTGGACTGGCTGTCGGCGCACGGGTACGCGGACCTCGTCTCGCGGTCGATCACCGTCATCTCCGGGGTCCGCGAGACCGGCAAGATGATCAAGGTGGACGACATCGTCAGCCACTTCGAGACACGCTGCCGCGGTGTCGTGGTCGTGCCGTTCGACGAGCATCTGTCCGCGGGTGCCGAGGTCGACCTCGACATGATGCGGCCCAAGGTGCGGGAGGCGTACTTCAACCTCTCCGCGATGGTGGCCGAGGACATCGCGCGCCACCAGCAGTCGCACGGGCTGTGGACGAACGACGGCAACCCGCCACCGGTGGCCGCGCCCCCGATGCCGGGGCAGTACGCGCCGGAGCAGCAGGCCCCCGGTCAGCCGGCGTACGGACAGCCCGCCCCCGGACAGCCCGCGCCGGGGCAGGTGCCGCAGCAGCCCCAGCCCGGACAGCCGTACGCCCAGCCGGCGCCTCCCGGTCAGCCCTACCCGCAGCAGCCCGGGCAGCCGCAGGCTCCCGGCCAGCCGTATCCCCCGGCCCCGGGTCAGGGCCACCCGCAGCCGGGGCAGGCCTATCCGCCGCCGCAGCCCGGCGGGCAGTTCCAGCCGGGGCAGCCCTATCCGCAGCACCCGGGTCAGACCCCGCCGCCGCCTCCGGCACCGCCTCAGCAGTAA
- a CDS encoding ABC transporter substrate-binding protein gives MKTPEQPRRGLVRPRLVAAAGVAALTLSAGLATPLNPAPQQAQAKEGKKVLTVAVAQSVDSLSPFLASRLVSTSIHRLMYEYLTNYDPADNHAVPGLATKWTPSADKLTWTYTIRSNSRWSDGQQATAEDAAWTFDKMMTDEAAGTANGSFVANFRKVTAPSPTKLVIELKKPQATMAALDVPIVPKHVWEKVGDLSKFNNDKSFPVVGNGPFVLTGYKADSYVRLKPNKTFWRGAPKFDELVFKYYKDGDAAVAALQKGEVSFVSNLTPAQSTALKSEPDVKVNDAPGRRFYALATNPGAQAKDGKHFGDGARSLLDQKVRQALFMSIDRQTLIDKVFQGHAVAGAGYIPPRFSTYAWKPSADQELAYDPAKAAKLLDEAGYKKNADGKRVEKNGKPIDYRILCHATDPNDKAVGQYVKEWFGKLGIGVTLNCLDNVTDPWLAGDYDLAFDGWSVNPDPDFVLSIHTCGALPATPKDTGATDNFICDKKYDDLYGRQLAEYDAGKRTDLVKQMQSRLYDTGYMNVMAYPNAVEAYRTDQIKSIETMPKAAGNIYGQDGYWSWWSAVPADSSGASSGGSGSTGVIIGIAAGVVVLVGAGAFLAMRRRSTADDRE, from the coding sequence ATGAAGACACCAGAGCAGCCCCGCAGAGGCCTGGTACGGCCCCGGCTCGTCGCCGCCGCGGGGGTCGCCGCCCTCACCCTGTCCGCCGGTCTCGCGACCCCGCTCAACCCGGCCCCGCAGCAGGCTCAGGCGAAGGAGGGCAAGAAGGTCCTCACCGTCGCGGTCGCGCAGAGCGTCGACTCGCTGAGCCCGTTCCTCGCGTCGCGCCTGGTCAGTACGAGCATCCACCGGCTGATGTACGAGTACCTGACCAACTACGACCCGGCGGACAACCACGCCGTCCCGGGCCTCGCCACGAAGTGGACGCCGTCGGCGGACAAGCTGACCTGGACGTACACGATCCGTTCCAACTCCCGGTGGTCGGACGGACAGCAGGCCACCGCGGAGGACGCGGCGTGGACGTTCGACAAGATGATGACCGACGAGGCCGCGGGCACCGCCAACGGCAGCTTCGTCGCCAACTTCAGGAAGGTCACCGCGCCCAGCCCCACCAAGCTGGTGATCGAGCTGAAGAAGCCGCAGGCCACGATGGCCGCGCTCGACGTGCCGATCGTGCCGAAGCACGTCTGGGAGAAGGTCGGTGACCTCTCCAAGTTCAACAACGACAAGAGCTTCCCGGTCGTCGGCAACGGCCCGTTCGTCCTGACGGGCTACAAGGCCGACAGCTACGTACGGCTGAAGCCCAACAAGACGTTCTGGCGCGGGGCGCCGAAGTTCGACGAACTGGTCTTCAAGTACTACAAGGACGGGGACGCTGCCGTCGCGGCACTGCAGAAGGGCGAGGTGTCCTTCGTCTCCAACCTGACGCCCGCGCAGTCGACCGCGCTCAAATCCGAGCCGGACGTCAAGGTCAACGACGCGCCGGGGCGCCGCTTCTACGCGCTGGCCACCAACCCGGGGGCGCAGGCCAAGGACGGTAAGCACTTCGGTGACGGCGCCCGGTCGCTGCTCGACCAGAAGGTCCGCCAGGCCCTCTTCATGTCGATCGACCGGCAGACCCTGATCGACAAGGTGTTCCAGGGGCACGCCGTCGCGGGCGCGGGCTACATCCCGCCGCGCTTCTCGACGTACGCCTGGAAGCCGTCCGCGGACCAGGAGCTGGCCTACGACCCGGCGAAGGCCGCCAAGCTGCTCGACGAGGCGGGCTACAAGAAGAACGCCGACGGCAAGCGTGTCGAGAAGAACGGCAAGCCGATCGACTACCGGATCCTCTGCCACGCCACCGACCCGAACGACAAGGCGGTCGGACAGTACGTGAAGGAGTGGTTCGGGAAACTGGGCATCGGGGTCACGCTCAACTGCCTGGACAACGTGACCGACCCGTGGCTGGCCGGTGACTACGACCTCGCCTTCGACGGCTGGTCGGTGAACCCGGACCCCGACTTCGTCCTGTCGATCCACACCTGCGGCGCGCTGCCGGCCACCCCGAAGGACACGGGCGCCACGGACAACTTCATCTGCGACAAGAAGTACGACGACCTGTACGGCCGGCAGCTCGCCGAGTACGACGCCGGCAAGCGGACGGACCTCGTCAAGCAGATGCAGTCGCGGCTCTACGACACCGGGTACATGAACGTCATGGCGTACCCGAACGCGGTCGAGGCCTACCGCACGGACCAGATCAAGTCGATCGAGACGATGCCGAAGGCCGCGGGCAACATCTACGGCCAGGACGGCTACTGGAGCTGGTGGTCGGCCGTTCCCGCGGACTCCTCCGGTGCGTCCTCCGGCGGTTCCGGCTCGACGGGCGTCATCATCGGCATCGCCGCGGGCGTCGTCGTCCTCGTGGGCGCCGGTGCGTTCCTCGCGATGCGCCGCCGCTCGACGGCCGACGACCGTGAGTAG
- a CDS encoding ABC transporter permease gives MTAEATPSLVEATGGPAPAGPSARGRKARAGTAYPRYVAGKLGGAAVSLLAVLVTSFFLFRLIPGDPVKYMTGGRQVSAEQLANYRKEFGLDLPLWEQFTDYCGKALTGDLGTSYQFRAPVIDKITEALPNTLLLTVTAFVLYTALGIFIGTRSAWRHGRPSDRVNTGLALTLYSIPSFWLGLLLIIVFSVGMGPVPGLFPTGGMESGDKEGFAYVVDVAHHLVLPVVTLVAVEYGQTLLVTRSALLDEMGSDYLTTARAKGLRDDLVRRRHAVPNALLPTVTLIFINLGRTVAGVILVETVFSWPGLGGLFYQALSVPDLPLVQGLFFVFAAAVIVMNTLADLIYPLLDPRVGR, from the coding sequence ATGACCGCTGAGGCAACACCCTCGCTGGTCGAGGCGACCGGCGGTCCGGCTCCGGCCGGGCCGTCGGCCCGCGGGCGGAAGGCGCGCGCCGGTACCGCCTATCCGCGGTACGTGGCGGGCAAGCTGGGCGGCGCCGCCGTCTCCCTGCTCGCCGTCCTCGTCACCAGTTTCTTCCTGTTCCGGCTCATCCCCGGCGACCCGGTCAAGTACATGACGGGCGGCCGTCAGGTGTCCGCCGAGCAACTCGCCAACTACCGGAAGGAGTTCGGCCTCGACCTGCCGCTGTGGGAGCAGTTCACCGACTACTGCGGCAAGGCGCTCACGGGCGATCTCGGCACGTCGTACCAGTTCCGCGCCCCCGTCATCGACAAGATCACCGAGGCGCTGCCGAACACCCTGCTGCTCACGGTGACGGCCTTCGTCCTCTACACGGCGCTCGGCATCTTCATCGGCACGCGGTCCGCGTGGCGGCACGGCAGGCCGAGCGACCGCGTCAACACCGGCCTGGCGCTGACCCTCTACTCGATCCCGTCGTTCTGGCTGGGGCTGCTGCTCATCATCGTCTTCTCCGTGGGCATGGGGCCGGTCCCCGGTCTGTTCCCGACGGGCGGTATGGAGTCGGGCGACAAGGAGGGCTTCGCGTACGTCGTCGACGTGGCCCACCATCTGGTCCTGCCGGTGGTGACGCTGGTCGCCGTCGAGTACGGGCAGACGCTGCTGGTGACGCGTTCGGCGCTGCTCGACGAGATGGGCAGCGACTATCTGACCACGGCCCGCGCGAAGGGGCTGCGGGACGATCTCGTACGCCGCCGTCACGCGGTGCCGAACGCGCTGCTGCCGACGGTCACGCTGATCTTCATCAACCTCGGCCGGACGGTCGCGGGCGTGATCCTCGTCGAGACGGTCTTCTCCTGGCCGGGGCTCGGCGGGCTGTTCTACCAGGCGCTGAGCGTGCCCGATCTGCCGCTGGTGCAGGGGCTGTTCTTCGTCTTCGCGGCCGCGGTGATCGTGATGAACACGCTGGCCGACCTGATCTATCCGCTGCTCGACCCCCGGGTGGGCCGATGA
- a CDS encoding ABC transporter permease, translated as MTTEATPQTVPSSPRTLARQRRRRSAVRFWKQYRTHRAGVFGLAALALFGLIALTAPLTVGSDVQSVTNAPGDPLESPSAAFPLGTDQFGRNLLGLVVWGARVSLLVGLLAAVLSVAIGALIGITAGHFRGWYATVLMRITDWFLVMPTLVLAIALATVMTRSLGTIILAIGVTTWPTTARLVRAQTLAVESRPYIERAKALGGGHWHIMTRHVLPNVMPLVLAQTTLIISSAILAEATLAFLGLGDPTVVSWGGLLQDAREAGAVSAGKWWYLVPPGVAIAVVALAFTLCGRAVESVLNPKLGVTR; from the coding sequence ATGACGACCGAAGCGACGCCGCAGACCGTCCCGTCGAGCCCCCGTACCCTCGCCCGGCAGCGCCGCCGCCGCTCCGCGGTCCGCTTCTGGAAGCAGTACCGCACGCACCGGGCGGGCGTCTTCGGACTCGCCGCCCTCGCCCTGTTCGGCCTGATCGCGCTGACCGCCCCGCTGACCGTGGGATCCGACGTGCAGAGCGTGACGAACGCGCCCGGCGACCCGCTGGAAAGTCCGAGCGCCGCGTTCCCGCTGGGGACCGACCAGTTCGGGCGGAACCTGCTGGGGCTGGTGGTGTGGGGCGCCCGCGTCTCCCTCCTGGTCGGGCTGCTCGCCGCCGTCCTGTCGGTGGCGATCGGGGCGCTGATCGGGATCACCGCCGGGCACTTCCGCGGCTGGTACGCGACCGTGCTGATGCGGATCACGGACTGGTTCCTGGTGATGCCGACGCTGGTCCTCGCGATCGCGCTGGCGACCGTGATGACCCGCTCGCTCGGCACGATCATCCTGGCGATCGGCGTCACCACCTGGCCCACGACGGCCCGGCTGGTGCGCGCGCAGACCCTCGCCGTGGAGTCGCGGCCGTACATCGAGCGGGCCAAGGCGCTCGGCGGCGGCCACTGGCACATCATGACCCGGCACGTGCTGCCCAACGTGATGCCGCTGGTGCTGGCCCAGACGACGCTGATCATCTCGTCGGCGATCCTCGCGGAGGCCACGCTCGCCTTCCTCGGCCTCGGCGACCCGACGGTCGTGTCGTGGGGCGGGCTGCTCCAGGACGCCCGGGAGGCGGGCGCGGTCAGCGCGGGCAAGTGGTGGTACCTGGTGCCGCCGGGCGTCGCGATCGCGGTGGTCGCGCTGGCGTTCACACTGTGCGGCCGCGCGGTGGAGTCGGTCCTCAACCCGAAGCTGGGGGTGACACGGTGA